From a single Streptomyces liliifuscus genomic region:
- a CDS encoding MFS transporter, translated as MAPEKAVFSRAAVVASCVGFVLIGALQALYGPAIPAFREEFGLSPSAAGLGLSAHFVGGVAGVLLFDRLYGRLGNRQILGASYLLMAVGAAGFALAPNWPLALAAALLAGLGFGGIDYGLNQLFAVGFGHRSTAMLNILNAHFGIGAILGPALIGLVGSEHYPAVFLVFAAANLPLLLCLKGVRDHVPHPATGEPAQERGGRQVLGRSLGSVLAVFVTLYVLHVGIEAGVGGWEPTHLETVGYGAGVAATATSVYWLMMTVGRFLVAPIALRYSAQAIITVSCAGMTVCLLLAAVPGLAPYAYAGVGLFIAPIFPTGLPWLNRAAPRARRAGAVVIAASMVGGVAAGPALGKAIEWSGVRAVPLLLCAVSAVCLAATVWLIRATRTADAVADADAEAEAGVGVDAGVR; from the coding sequence GTGGCCCCGGAAAAAGCCGTGTTCAGCCGGGCGGCCGTCGTCGCCTCCTGCGTCGGCTTCGTCCTCATCGGTGCGCTCCAGGCCCTGTACGGTCCCGCGATCCCCGCCTTCCGCGAGGAGTTCGGGCTCTCGCCCTCGGCGGCCGGGCTGGGGCTGAGCGCCCACTTCGTCGGCGGGGTCGCGGGGGTCCTCCTCTTCGACCGGCTGTACGGGCGGCTCGGCAACCGGCAGATCCTCGGAGCGTCGTATCTGCTGATGGCCGTCGGCGCGGCGGGCTTCGCGCTGGCGCCGAACTGGCCCCTCGCGCTGGCCGCGGCCCTGCTCGCCGGGCTGGGCTTCGGCGGCATCGACTACGGGCTCAACCAGCTGTTCGCCGTCGGCTTCGGCCATCGCTCGACCGCCATGCTCAACATCCTCAACGCGCACTTCGGCATCGGCGCGATCCTCGGCCCGGCCCTGATCGGCCTCGTCGGCTCCGAGCACTATCCGGCGGTCTTCCTCGTCTTCGCCGCCGCCAACCTGCCGCTGCTGCTCTGCCTCAAGGGCGTACGCGACCATGTGCCACATCCCGCCACCGGCGAGCCGGCGCAGGAGCGGGGCGGACGGCAGGTGCTCGGCCGCAGCCTCGGGTCCGTACTCGCCGTCTTCGTCACCCTCTACGTCCTGCACGTCGGTATCGAGGCGGGCGTCGGCGGCTGGGAGCCCACCCATCTGGAGACGGTCGGCTACGGCGCCGGGGTCGCCGCCACCGCCACCTCCGTGTACTGGCTGATGATGACCGTGGGCCGCTTTCTCGTGGCACCGATCGCACTGCGCTACTCCGCCCAGGCCATCATCACCGTCTCGTGCGCCGGCATGACGGTCTGCCTGCTGCTGGCCGCCGTACCGGGGCTCGCCCCCTACGCGTACGCAGGTGTCGGGCTGTTCATCGCACCGATCTTCCCCACCGGGCTGCCCTGGCTCAACAGGGCCGCCCCGCGGGCCCGTAGAGCCGGAGCGGTGGTCATCGCCGCGTCCATGGTCGGCGGAGTCGCGGCCGGACCCGCGCTCGGCAAGGCCATCGAATGGTCCGGCGTCCGTGCGGTGCCCCTCCTGCTGTGCGCGGTCTCGGCGGTGTGCCTGGCGGCCACGGTGTGGCTGATCCGTGCGACGCGAACCGCCGATGCCGTGGCCGATGCCGATGCCGAAGCCGAGGCCGGTGTCGGTGTCGACGCCGGTGTCCGCTGA